The region GTGTGGCTAGCGGCGAGCTCGCGTGAGGAAGCtcgcggtggtggtggcttggccGAAGAGCAGTGGCGGTgaccatgaagaagaagatgaagttgtgtGGTTTTAGGgagaaaaatggagaagaaagtGAGAAAAGGGAGAGATGTCGAGATTGAGAGagaatttggggggggggggaatttttgggtaaaaaaataatattaaaatgaaaaagaaaatccaggTCACTAGTTCCGTTAGTCAAACTAACGACACATAACAGAAGGGCCCCAATCGCActtttttgaaacgttggggtgcctgaccactatgtttaaacacggggggccccaatcgctcatttttgaaagatcaggggcccaaagtggaattaagcctaaaagtAATGTTATGTTAATGGCGTATACATTTTTAGCAAGTCAAATCTATCTAAATCGAAGTTGCTTTACGAAATGAAAATGTTTGGTCAACATCAATATGGCACCTGGAATGAAATGATAGAGAGGAATTGAATAGAATAAGATGGTATGCCATTTAAACGGTATACTTTAGTTACGtgaaaaatgatgaaaaaaTGACCACCGAATATAACACTCTCTTCAAAATTTATACAAGGCTAAACaccaaatttatatttgaaatattaatatgagattaatttctatgcaacgACGgtataaataagttttacataaTCATTCAAGCACAACCCTTCATCTAATAATAAACATGTCGGATCATCTATGTAATTCAACTTATAATTTTGTTCTAATGACTTAACATAACATTACTGTCATCTTACGTTCTGTTTCATATGGAAATTATATTGTTTAAATTCAATAATTGTCATCTTACTTTCAtatattttgtttgtttaaGTGTTTTAATAGGACCGTAAAAAAAGTGTTTTAATAATCCACAtcgaatttttttatgaatccCAACTAGTATTTTAACGTTGCacgagaaaatatttttttaaatttaaaattataaaataatatttttaaaatataaattatattaagaTTTGAAAAAAATCTTACATCCCAAAGTTGGGGATATGATGAAAATAATTGAACTGGTTTTTATGTCCATATGAAAAGGTATTAGATGAAAGCTCCGTCTAAAATTCATCTGCCCGTAAGATAAGAAATCCCTAATGTCTTTTTGCTACTTTACgcattattttttttggttagtAGATGTGATTCTTCCTTAAACAGGAATgtgtgaaaagaaaagaaaaaaccatAATAGGACTACAAAGGTCAGACACAGAAAAATGAATCAGAGGCAGCTTGGTTTTTGTAAAAATAGGAGAAataaaataatctatatatatacaaAAGAATGAATACtatacaagaaaaaaaatgaaggaaCTGATGCGTGAAATAGTTGCATCTCCACCGTGCAATGATCCTAGCCACCGATATTCCAccatttcttctttttctttagaTAGGAACCATGGGATGAAGGCAATtctgaaaatgaaatgaaatgcaACACAATTAAATGATGGACAAAACATAGATACAATTTAATAGGTGCAAGTTTTATTGTTGTCCAATTATAATATGAGACACTGTTAAATGTAGCATCATCGAAATTACTAAACTGAATGTGGAAATACAAGAATCATAAAACTTATATAGTTTAAGAGCATCATATGCTCATTTGTTGAGTTTCTACAGTGTTTGTATAAAAGATATGTAACTTACCTCCTTCTGGATAAATTGGGTTGTAATGCACCTCTGCCCAAAAGCTCAAAAATATCACTGCAGAAGTTAAGGGTCATACAATTAGCCAGGTATTAAACTAGTACATTTCACTAGATTATGTATGCACCACAGTTGACAATTTACTAATCAATTCATAATTTTGCTCACTTCACAACTTAGTTTTACAATTAATCTTCCTGTTACCTTCTATCTAGTAACATTTCAAAGCATACTTGaactatattttaattaattaatcaagcAGAAGCTTTTGAATACAAGTTGCATCAACAAATTATTGACATCATCTTCCGCCGTTTTCTTATAGTCTGAGCTTTATATCCCTTCCATGCGCACAATTTCCAAATACTATATATAGACAATTTGTATATTACCATGATAAAATtctattggaaaaaaaattaacgaaATCTTACCTCTTCCAGACTTCGGTTGCTGTGGAAGAATCTCAATGTAACATGTGTCCTTAAAAGATGTAATCACAAAAATTTTGACACCATACTGAAAGGACAAATGACCATATATCAGTCATAAAAATGGTGATTTTGCAACAACAAAAGTGCAATGGCCATCATTCACCATATCAAAATGTGTGATATGCTGTGTAAattccatccacagaatactaACCATGATTCCTACATAAtatatcttcaaaacaataagctaaaaaatttaaactaaaCTCCTGTGAGTAGATAACATGTCACCACTCCTGACCTTTTCAAGGTAGCAGCATATAGCCAattatttttatcaaaaaacaaattacaattcCCATTTAAAATTTAAGCCTTGGATAAATCAGTGATAAGTTATCTAAAGAACTTAAACCATTTGAACTTTAAAAGGAAAAACATGTCAGTTATACACAGTTTAGACAAATAACTAATGAGACTTCAAGACAGTCTCTAAAAGATCTAAAACATTCTTCAGATGCAAATCAAGGAAATAAGCATCCATAAGATCAGATAGATAAAGATTTCAACAAGGAAAAATTATAATAGGTAAGGCAAAAGTTAAATAGAAATTGTTTATTTCCTCATACCCAATCTGCAGCAGCCTGTAACGTGACATGATCTCCCCATTCACCGCTCCTAATACATCCACACAAAGAGCTATCAGCAAACATGAGGACTTTGATAAAACCATATTATCAGAAATAGTATAACATAGACAGATATGAACATACTTGCTCATTTTCTTCAAATAGTCACTATAAGCCATAGGAACATAACCCGCATATAGTTCTGGGCAAGACTTGAGCTGGCATgacaaaacacaaaaaaaaaaaaccgtatCAATAACAATGACTACAAGGTGTCCCACCCAGCAGGTAATACATTGTTGCAAACATCAACGAACCTGTTCAACAATTTGCTCCCTCACAAATTTGTGGTGGTTTGGAGAGCGATAGAGCTGATCTGACAAAGAACGAAACTGAAATAGAATGAAACCAATAAGGTACTCATTTTCCATTGAAAAATATTATCATGAAAATTTATGCATGTTGATCCCCGGACACAGTTAACACTTGACAATGTACaatctaaatcttcaattataCAACGGCAAATTTGTCTAATTGTCACTGAATCATAATGAAGATATGAAAATTTCAGCTGGTACTCCAACAAACTACAAAAATTACAAAATGGCCAAGTTGCAATAAATAGACAAAATCAACACAAATTTTCAAAGCAGAAAACCTGTATGTAGCATTAACAGACAAAAAAGGATTtttcaccccccccccccagccCAAAAAATAAGAAGGAAAAGAATTCTGTATTGATAAACTTTCCGTGTGGATAGTTTATGCTATGAATGAACCTATGGTTGCATAAAGAGTTTTACATTAGCTATGGATTAAATATGGAACTTTTAGAGGAAAATGAATGAGTTGGCATTGTTATTTACTCTTAAATGGAGGTGTGGTTTCAACCACTTTGACTTATCCAACAATCCCTTAGAATCTTGACAATTTTCAGGTCGCAGAGATGGCATTACTTTTAAAAGATTGTGATTAATTATGCTTATGGTATAAATAcatgtttaaactttaaagtttTCATAGAAGCAGGATATGTTCATATTTTCAACCACAAGTGGTGCGAGTAGTGGCAGGTGCAAAATTTGGGCAAAGCAAAAACTCACTCCGTTGCTAAGCCTACTTTCACAAGATATAACAATAAAGTATTAAAGTCTATATATATTTCTTGTGATAAATTTATGAATTTTATAGCAAGAATTAAATAAATCTCACGATACACGAATTCAAATACATCTTAGATGCCAACTGACAGATAAAGAACCAACCTGGCAGTTACCATCTCCTTCAACCTTAGACTCAACCAGCTCATATAACTGCAGTCTGACAAAGATCAAATTCTTAAAATTAGATAAATGTTGAATGGAAAAAAATGACATAATTTTGTTCTAACTTACATGCAAAGAATTAGATAGAACAATATTTCTTGTATTTGACTTATTTAATCTTGTTTGTCCAATATTTCCCCCTCTTGCTCTTGCATATTCAAAAGGAATTAATCAAAGGAAACAGAAAATTGTAAAGGACTTAATCAAGTCAGGGATGGGAGATCTGAAAAAAGACCACCTTGTTAGTTTGGATTTGTGTCGTGACCTTCAGATGAAGGGGGTTTACGCCTGGGCATTTGGtttctaaaatattattttgccAGCTAATATTGCAAAATTTCCTTAAGAAAATAGCGAGTTACTTAGGATGTACATCACTAAGGCACAAAGTTAGTCAGAAACTAACTCATTAAGGCACCAAGCTAATAAGAAACTAGTTTATTCAGGCACCGAGGCACAGGGTGACACAACGGCTGTTACCTCTGCTCTTCTCAAGATAAACCATTAAAAATTGAATTAGACAAGGTATACTATGATTTTCAAGAGCTCTGGTTGTGCCACTCCACTCTGTCGCTCCACCCAATGTTTTAAGGCAGCAACCATCTTAAATATGTAAAGGGTTGGGCAGCATTCCTGCACTCCTAGTTTTCCTTCTTTGTTacttttgtttgttttatttatttaggcTCTTGAGGATACGTTGTCCTCACCCCCGCTTCTAAATTTCTTCTTTTAAGATAATTTTTCATgaaaaggaagagaaaaaatTACAAAGTACACAAATTTACTCAAACCAACATAAAATAAACGAAGACCTGTCTAGCAGCCTTTGATGATCTgatatttcttcatcatcagatggTATTTTTATATTGGTTTTAGGAATATGCTGAAAACACATACAAGAGAAATTAGTGCATGAATATTATTGCTTAAATTtatctaaactaattaattgataagTCACCAAAGTCTTACATATATAAACCAAAATATAAAGCTCCACTTTTATATACTTGGTATAGTCTGTTGCATAATTATTACTAGTGAGCTTTGTTTTTCATGATTTTGGTACTAACTAGTATCAATCTGGTTTCTACATTCCTATCAAGAAATTAGAAGGGGGAAAAAACCTATGCAAGTCTCATTGGTTAAACGCTCATTATTTGCATTGGCAAATGCAAGAATTGTGTGCTTTAGATTATAAGAAATAATCCAAAGAAGAGAAACTTCAAATATCAAATGGCAACTAATACAATGGGAAAGAATAAAAGATGGAATATGATAATTTTAAAAACAGAAGCAAGTAGATTACTAAGTATTCACTTACAGGAATGGGAACCATCTGATTTAACCTTTTTCCTACTTCGCCATCAAGAGAAGACTCATCTGATATTTCCAATGTATGCCAAAAGTCATCACTGATATAAGACATCTCTCCTGATTCAGAAGACGGATCAAAACCTCCATTTTCATGCCCATCATTTTCCCTTTCACCTGGACCACAATTCTCCACTTCTTTCATACTGGATGACTCATCTACAGAGTTCTCGCAAGAGTTGCCTACATGTTGTTCATGATATATCATAACAAGTTTCAAAAAATCtaccatgtaaaaaaaaaaaaaaactaacagagAACTACAACTGTGCCAAGTTTGTACCACCAAAGTTATAGTTTCCATTTGAAGAAGCAAGCCAGTCTGGTGGATAAACGGACGCCCCCACTTGCTCATTACCAAAATTTGACATCCCAGAGGCTTCCATGGAACCAAGTCGCGACAACTCTTCTTGATAAGCACGCGCAACAGCCTCATCATCGTCCACATAAGAATTCTGACAGAAGCCTTCCCTAACATATTCAACTCGACCTAAATCCGGATCACATCGAGTAACAACACTAGGCGAAGCTCTATGGGAAAACGTACAACCATCCAGGAGATGAAGACCCCAGCGAACAACATCAGGATCCATATCATGTGTTGCCATGTTCCTGAAAAAACACATGTAACTCTATCTACACCAGAAACTAACTTGCTCTGAGTGCATGCCCCCCAAGACTTCAATTACTGAAAAAGAACAAACTTTATAGTCACATTATTACATAGAGCACAAGGCATCATCAATCATCAAATTCACCATACACAATCTCATATTAGAAGCTTCAATCAGGCATCCAGAAAATCGCAAAAAACCGGGCATACCcgccaacttcaatcaatcAAAAAAAGCAAAAAAGTGGGAATTAATCAACCCTAAGGCCAATAGAATGATTGTTCAAcatcaaaattataaatttgacggttgaaacttgaaattgcacccatAGACATAAAAAAGAACCCTTGATTTGCACTCTGAAAGCATCAACCTTTCAACATGCAAACTAATTATCATTGTAAAAGAAACCCTAAATCCATGTCCTGAATCAAAAATCTTCCCCAAAAATTACAAAGAAGAATCTATATACAAGataacaaaaaatgaaaaaaaaaaagggaaaggaTGAAGAGGACGAACCTTGGTGAAAAGGTAAAGAAGGGTGATAGGGATTGGTGAATAGCGAATGGGAAGAAGGAGAGAAGGGAAGAGGGTACAGAATAGAGGGCAGTGTTTGTTGAATGATGAAGAAAACGATGAGAGTAATGGAGAATCTGGGAACCAATAACACCTCAAAACAATTTCATATTTtcacttttaagttttaaatttatttcaaaaagagagaaaaagtttgatgcagcgacggtgtaaagtttttttacaccgtcaaccaatcagattttaaggatgtgtcacgtcaattaatgaaattaaataaaatgagagattttctcacatccttaaaatctgattggttgacggtgtaaaaaaacttttcaccgtcggtgcatagaaattaaactcaaaagaaaaaagaaaaaaactcatGTCGactaagaaaattaaaattacattaaatttttttcacttttttttttactatctaACATAACATAAATGGCTCGTGATTATGTATTTAATTGATATAAtttgattaaataatttatttattaaaaagatagaatagtaatatattttttgaaactaGAATAGTAATATATTGTTTGTGAAAATGAGAGAATAATGGCAATTGATGGACTCATTGATAAGAATGGTGATAAAAATAGGAGATAACATGTTAAATACataattatataaatagttttttttaaagtataattatataaatagtttAATAGTTAATATATGGGTGTTTATGAAAAGTATAAATTTTTAGTTTAGCTTCTTCAATAAGTTCTTTTATTAAAAGTTATATTGTTGTCGCTACAATCTCGTCCAGTTTGATGTCTCAACGTTGCTCTTCACATGTGGACTCTCTCTAGGAGAAATATGACAGTAACTGCGGTAGTATTGGTGCTAGAGCTTCCTCTATGTTCAACAAACCACTGTCATTCTAGTATTCGTATTGGGTATGTATCAACTTTGTCATGTCGTCGACCACCACACAAGTCCATATCGACACTTCGTCATCGTTTGTAAACCACAATGCCTATCCATGTCCACCTCATCATGCCATTAGTGTCAGGTCTTCAGATCCATCGCTCACCATTGTGTTTCACCGACACCAGAGTCAATGACTTGGGGATCAGAGACACATTTGAACTAAAGCAAATAGTAGCAAGAGCAAATTCACTACGCAACACTCAAGTACATTACTGGAGATGTGGTGAGAGGAACATATCTAGATCACTCGTGTGACCCACTGCTCGAGAACGAAGAGTCAAATACCTTGACTAGTATTAGTAGGTCAATGATCAAAGCACGGACAAGAGGAGCAAAACCCTCTTTGTCCCTGATTCTCTATGCTGCCTATCCTCTAGGGACTTGAGAGTAGGCATAACCGTAGAAGAAAGTGGAAAGGACGTACCTTTAGTGGATTGATTTGTTAAACTGGTGAAGGAGGGAGTCACTAACCACAACATCGAAGCAAAAAATGATATTATAAATGAGAATGGAAAGGGGAGCTACTACATGTGATGAATAGGTGAGTTTCATTCATAGCAACATTGCTTGCTTTTTAATCCTTCGATGTCTGTTTTTCCTATTATTGTAAAGCAAAATTCATAAAGTGTTGGATTGTTATCCACTAATAAGAAAAGTGAGCCGCCGTCAAACTttacttttcttaattttaaattaaagtcTTTCAAATAAAACTATTTAAAGGTTGAATATTCAATCGTtacataattttaattttaatgcaTATGTATGAAGGCtggaaatatatattttttattgaaaagttaaaggtaaaataaaaaattagaagcTAATTATggtaaattaattataattattaatattgttttttcctctataaacaGATAaatagaaggagaaagagaTGGTACTAATCGTTATCAAAATAATAACAGTAATAATAAATGTAGGTGTGTCCAAAAAAAGACGTCGCTTTCCGAAGGTGTTTTCTTGAAATTCTCATTTACTATGATTCCATGTTGCTTGTGAATCACAAACTCATCGACATCGCATGTTTCCGTGTCGTAGCGTCACATATTCACGTGACATCATGTGATCTGATTCTGAATACCATCAACTCACGAATAAAGGTTTGCATAAAGCCATTCACACCTTATTAATCGAATAAATGTATTGAAAGATAATATAGTGACGTGAGACAAATGTCATGGAAAAATATCCTTTGCTGCAATTTAAAAGGGATTAGGGTAAACAACCCAAGTAAATGTGCGTTAAAATCACTCTAGCCCTAGCTaatctaataatattttaacacATGTCATGAGCTGAAAATTCTTAAGACATATATGTCACTATGactagtttaattttttaaaagtgaACACATTTAAGTGTGTTAAGGAGTGTGTTCAAAAGAGTGTGTTGCtagctttttttctttctaacttTAGTCCCTAATTGACAAGCAAAAGCTTTCACAAAAGAACAAAATATAAGGGCTCCTTCAACATAATCAAACAAGCCATTTCTGACTTAAAATGGTACTTTTGTCGTAATGACCACTAGGTCCTGCATCTGTAGAAATCCAACATTTCTGTTTCCAAGGGATGGGTCTTCCCTGTTATGACAAGGCAATGCAAAGGTGCTCCAAAGTCAACCAACTGCAACTGCTTCATTGTTCCAGCTACTATCATCTGATCTTCGCTTCCAAGCCGAGCGAACCCAACACATTCGGTATCTTCAGTGTATGCTGCAAAACAAAGAGGGTGATGTTTTGTCGTGAGAACTAAAAGGCAAACCATATGAGAAGAATACAAACTCTAATCACAGTGAAGAATTGGCTCCTAATCAGCAAATATTATATAAGACACACCTATGATCCATACATACAGTACAGGCATAGAAAATAACTCTCAACTCTCAACCCCATAGCTCCCCCTACATGAACAAAGTCACGAACCTGTAGGCATGAACAAATTCATCGCCACAAGGCTGCAATGAAACCCAGAAGGCTGATGATGGTGAATTAGCCATGCTATGGTAAGTGGAAACCCCAGCTGTGTCGAGCTGACCCCAGCACCAGCGAGATGAACCCAGTCCCGCCATCAGACCATCCTTCACTCTTCATTATGTTCAGTGAACTGAGTCATTATTCAGTAACCTATATTGACCTAAATTGTGATTTGTGAATTTGTCCCTCAATTTGCAATTGTGATGCTCTGTTTGTTATTTAGCTATGAAATCattttgttttgattcattggCTGCTCACATAACATTTAACATAACTTTACCATTATGGTTCCCTTTACTGAGATCTTAGAATAATAAATATTTGCAATGCGCACAGATACATACAGATACACACACTGTAATTGGTGTcttaaatgttatttttttctGACAAGTCCACTAAATGTCTAAATCAAGGTCATGACAACCTTATTAAATAGCTACAAATTGCCATGGAAGAATGAATTCAGTGAAAAACACTTAGATAAATTGTTTGATAGCAGCGGTGAATCATTAACATACAAGGAAAAcatatcattttattttcacCCTCTATGGTGGAGGAACTTCCACTGTGATAACAATACTTGTCATAATATGTTTCAGGCAAATAAAGTAGAATACAGATCAAATTTCAAGTGTATATCTCAGGATATTAGTACAAGCAAGATGCATAGAGTGATGTAAATGCTCAAGGGACTCACTAGGTTCTTCATGTGCTTGCGCAATCTCCAACAGCTGCTCAATGGCTGTGTTTATAGTCATATATCTGGGCGGTTCATAAGTTTTTCTACCCCTGAAGTCACCatacaaaaaaaatacaatcaAAGAGCAAGCagataaagagaaaaacatgtaaTAAGGAACAAACCACTCAATGCCATGAAACTAGGCACAACATAAGAATGTTCCACAGAGCAACTCAACAACCCATACTTGATGGTTTCTTTCTACATTAGCAACcaacaaaaacaaagcaaaaaccaACCTGCACAGAGATTCAAGTGTGGGTTCCTTCACTCGAATATCTGCAACCACACCAAATTGAAAATTACATTAGCTTGTTCTCAAGAAACAGAAAGGGATAATCTTTAGTAGCACAATTGCCAAagaaacaaagaagaagaagatttccTCCAATGCTGTCACCAACTTCAGATACAATTATTTGATTAAAAGAGTAAAACATATTATATTTAAATGATTCTCTGGGCTTTGGCATTCGATTCCAGGAATAAGAAGATAACATATTTAGGCCTTGTCCGAAAGAGCTTATTTAAGCTTATCTTATAGTATAAACGTTTAAGCAAGTGTATGACAGAGCTTAGGTAAATTATGACCCCCCATAAGTTGTTTCGAGCTTATTTTCACAAGCTGTTTAGACTTTATATTAGCTTGTGAATAAGAGCTTATGCAGCTTACCTATAATCTATTTTCAGCTCATTTCAATAAGCTTCTAAAATTAGCCTATAAACAAGGGCCTATGCGACAAGCGCTTATggccataagtgcttaattaagctgtttaccCAAACACACCCTTAGTAAAAAAAGTTGAGTTTTCAGCTGATCCACCTATAGAAGAATAAGCATTTACAACATAACAAACCACCCAAATATGAATCAATGAAAGCAAAAACAAGCTAACCTAACAAGCAAAGAGTGTGCAACCCCATGCTTCGATTCCTCTCAATCTTCTCATAGAAGCTACCAGGTCTCCAAGTCTCAGTGAAAAACGGAATAGACACAGTCTCGCCATAACGATAGAGCTGAAGCCCACAAATCCCAATAGCATTC is a window of Lotus japonicus ecotype B-129 chromosome 5, LjGifu_v1.2 DNA encoding:
- the LOC130720834 gene encoding probable diphthine methyl ester synthase, whose translation is MLYIIGLGLGDERDITLKGLEAVKKCDKLYMEAYTSLLSSGLTTTALETLYGKPITLADREFVEERADEFLSEARNAHVAFLVVGDPFGATTHADLVVRAKKMGIVVEVVYNASVMNAIGICGLQLYRYGETVSIPFFTETWRPGSFYEKIERNRSMGLHTLCLLDIRVKEPTLESLCRGRKTYEPPRYMTINTAIEQLLEIAQAHEEPTYTEDTECVGFARLGSEDQMIVAGTMKQLQLVDFGAPLHCLVITGKTHPLETEMLDFYRCRT
- the LOC130720850 gene encoding OVARIAN TUMOR DOMAIN-containing deubiquitinating enzyme 9, which translates into the protein MCFFRNMATHDMDPDVVRWGLHLLDGCTFSHRASPSVVTRCDPDLGRVEYVREGFCQNSYVDDDEAVARAYQEELSRLGSMEASGMSNFGNEQVGASVYPPDWLASSNGNYNFGGNSCENSVDESSSMKEVENCGPGERENDGHENGGFDPSSESGEMSYISDDFWHTLEISDESSLDGEVGKRLNQMVPIPHIPKTNIKIPSDDEEISDHQRLLDRLQLYELVESKVEGDGNCQFRSLSDQLYRSPNHHKFVREQIVEQLKSCPELYAGYVPMAYSDYLKKMSKSGEWGDHVTLQAAADWYGVKIFVITSFKDTCYIEILPQQPKSGRVIFLSFWAEVHYNPIYPEGELPSSHGSYLKKKKKWWNIGG